Below is a window of Methylosinus sp. PW1 DNA.
CGAACAGCTCCGGTCGCAGATTGAGCGGATTGGGGCGCAGCACGCCGGCGAAGAGATCGTCGAGACGCGCCGGCGCATAGAGTTCCAGCGCGCCGTCCACACAGCGCGCGGCGACGCGCGTGCATTCGATCAGAAAACGATCGACGCCATCGGCGCTGCTGCGCAGCTGCGGATAGCCCGGACCGAAGCGCTCGCCGTACCAAAGATGCACGCGCGCCTGATTCTTCAAATCGACGCGGATCGGAAGATCGGCGAAGAGCGCGCGGGCGCGGCGAATAGCGCGATCCTCCGCCTCATAGGAGAGATCGTCGTCGAAATAGAAAATGTCGTAATCGAATATGTCCTGCGTCGCCGGCCGGCCGCTGTCCAGATTCCAGACTGTCTGGAACAGGCAGCCGGCGACGAGCCAGGCGTCCGCGAGGCGAAGGCTCGGCAGACGCTCGAGGATGACGGCATTGTGCGGATTGCGCTGGATCGCCGTAGCGAAACGCTCCTGCGCCTGCGGCGCCACGGGTCCGAGGGGAGGCCGCGTCATCTTCTCCTCCGATTTCGCGCTCGCCGCGAAGCTGCTAAATATCACGATAGACGCGGCAGCCGCGTGAGCTTCGGCGCAGGAAAAACGACATGAGCCTCTCGGCCGAAGAAATCGAGCGCTACGCCCGCCATATCGTTCTGCGCGAGGTCGGCGGGCCGGGCCAGCAGCGGCTGAAAAAAGCGCGCGTGCTGGTCGTCGGCGCGGGTGGGCTCGGGTCGCCGCTGCTGCAATATCTCGCGGCTGGCGGCGTCGGCGCGCTGGGCATTGTCGATGACGACGAGGTCTCGCTGTCCAATCTGCAGCGGCAGGTGATCCATCACACTACCGCCGTCGGGCGGCTGAAGGTGGACAGTGCGAAAGACGCCATCCATCGGCTCAACCCGCATGTGCGCGTCGAGCCCCATGCGCTGCGCCTCACGGAGCACAATGCGCGGGCGCTGATCGCGGATTATGACATTGTCGCCGACGGCTCCGATAATTTTTCGACGCGCTATCTCGTCTCCGACGCCTGCTTCTTCGAGAAGAAGCCGCTCGTCACGGCGGCCGTCGGCGGCTTCGACGCCTCGCTGACGACGCTGCGTCCCTTCGAGAACGACGCTTCGGGCCGCCCCAACCCGACCTATCGCTGCCTCTTCCCGGCGGCGCCGCCAGCGGGCGCCGTGCCGAGCT
It encodes the following:
- a CDS encoding nucleotidyltransferase family protein; translation: MTRPPLGPVAPQAQERFATAIQRNPHNAVILERLPSLRLADAWLVAGCLFQTVWNLDSGRPATQDIFDYDIFYFDDDLSYEAEDRAIRRARALFADLPIRVDLKNQARVHLWYGERFGPGYPQLRSSADGVDRFLIECTRVAARCVDGALELYAPARLDDLFAGVLRPNPLNLRPELFAAKAASLRARWTFLTLAETPV
- a CDS encoding molybdopterin-synthase adenylyltransferase MoeB; amino-acid sequence: MSLSAEEIERYARHIVLREVGGPGQQRLKKARVLVVGAGGLGSPLLQYLAAGGVGALGIVDDDEVSLSNLQRQVIHHTTAVGRLKVDSAKDAIHRLNPHVRVEPHALRLTEHNARALIADYDIVADGSDNFSTRYLVSDACFFEKKPLVTAAVGGFDASLTTLRPFENDASGRPNPTYRCLFPAAPPAGAVPSCEEAGVLGALTGIVGAMMALEVIREIVGFGEGLVGRLLLMDARSMRFETLRYAYDPDNPLTGVTAPR